A region of the Leptospira inadai serovar Lyme str. 10 genome:
AGTACGTTAACGGAAGTCGCTTTATCGCCCACCTACCCGCAAATCATTTTACTCCGGAAGAATTCGTGATTCGATCTAAGGATATCGCGAAAGAGAACGGATTAAAAATCACGATATTCGACGAACCCCAACTAAAGAAGGAAAAGATGGGGGGAATTCTCGCGGTCTCACAAGGCTCGGATAAGAAACCGAAAATGATTATTTTGGAATATCATCCGGTAAAACCTAAAACCAGAAAAAAACTGGCTTTGATCGGAAAGGGCCTCACGTTCGACTCCGGAGGGATCAGCATCAAACCCGCGCAAGACATGCATGAAATGAAATACGATATGTGCGGTGCGGCTGCGGTGATTCACGCTATCGGTGCGATTGCGGAATTAGAGATCGGTGTGCCCGTGATTGCGGCGATCGGAGTCGCGGAGAACATGCCGGATGCAGCCGCCTTAAAACCGGGCGACGTTTATACCGCACATAATGGACTAACGGTGGAGGTTCAGAATACCGATGCGGAAGGGCGTTTGGTGCTCGGGGATGTCCTCTCCTATATAGGAAAAAAATTCAAACCGGACTATATGGTAGATTTGGCCACTTTAACGGGAGCGATCATCATCTCTCTCGGGCACGAAGCGGCCGGAGTAATGAGTAATTCCGAAAAACTTGCTGAACTCTTGAATGAAGCTTCGGCATCTTCCGATGAGCGAATCTGGAATCTTCCGCTTTGGGACGAGTACGGAGAGGAATTAAAAAGTGATATAGCCGACATACGAAATGTTGCGGGACGTCCCGGGGGAAGTCTTTCGGCAGGAAAATATCTGGAACGATTTGTCGATTCGGGCATCGAGTGGGCCCATATAGATATTGCAGGAACCGCGTGGAGAAAAAAATCCTCAGGTACCCAAATCGGGAACGGACCAAGCGGTTACGGGGTTCGCCTTTTAGTCGATCTCGCCGAAAAGTTGGAAAAAAGCAAATAATACAAACTCGCCGTGAGTGATGATAATTGCAAGTACGGCGTACGGCGGATTTACCGTTTCTTGGCCCAGACTTGACGACACCTTGCAATCCGGCCCGCAATAGTCGGGTCGGCGCGAGGCCTGCTCCGCAAGATTGGTTCTGCAAGACAGATGATGGTAAACTGTCTCCAAGACCGATTGAAATCGATGCACAGTGTCGGAGCCGATCGCAAAAAGAAAATTACAATTTGTCCCAATCCGGAACGGACCCTTTACTCTTTATAGTAGAGAGAGCTTCCCGAAAATCGGAAAATATTTGCTTCTTGCTCTTTCCCTTGTAATACTTCTCGAAATATTGAGAAGTTTCCATATCCTGGATTTCCTTGGTAAAAGCATACAGGGCTAATTGATTTATTGATACACCCTGCTCTTCTGCTACTCTTTCGATTTTATGTTTTAGCTCGGAGGGAATCCGGATCGTTAAAATACTAGCTTTAGCTTTCATTTTCTACCCTCCATATCTTCATGAACTCAGATGGTGTAATCACTTTCAAATCTGCAAATTTAAGATTATTACCGACCAGATAATCCCTAATATTGCTTGTTACTAAGTAATCCGCATTCGACGCAATCGCCAGTTCTACAAAGTGATTATCATCCTCATCTCGCAAGTTTGGTCGAAATGAATAATAAATCGTTTGAGCAAAACCTATGTGAGCAATAAAGCCGAGGATTTTCTTAATTTCTTTATCCTTGATACCTAAATCCTTTTTTGAAGTGTCTCTTTTCAAGACTTCTTCATATTCTTTAAATACAGGAATTGATATGCTAAGTTTGATCTTTTGCTCAAAAATTAATTCTAAAATTGCCCGAGAAGCTCCTGGCTCAGCCCGTAAGGCTTGGTATAAAACATTAGTATCTAAGACAATTTTCAATTCTCTTGATGATAGCATATATACTATCAAATTGCCAACTGTTTTATTTCCACCTTTTAATCAAATCACCCGAAAAGCTCTTCTTACTGCAGTTTCTTCCGCTATGTCTAAGATCTAACACCTTATACTCCCGGAATCAGTTCTCCTTCCTCCACTATCTAACATCCAATACCCAAGTCCTAACACCTAGACATTATGTGACATAATTAAAAACCGACTCAAGTACGAAGTGAAAGAATTCCGCTCGACCCATAGTGCACTGCAAAAAGAATGGTCATAGATAGTGCACTGCACAATTAAAGGAGGTTGGGACTCCAATGGACCAGCCTAAGATTCGAAAACGACACTTCTTTATCGCGATCCTGCCCCTGCTCTACCAATCCTTGGTAGCGCCGATTGCAGGCTCTCTAACCGAAAATTGGATTTTAAACAAAAGCCGGACGGAAACCCAATCGGTAAAGCAATTCATCCAGGAGCACAGACCATCCATCTCCCCTTCGGAGCTGGAAATATTGACGAAAACAATACTGCTCGAAGCGGCTAAGATCGATGATCTGGCCTGCGGGAGGTATTGTTCCGAAGGCGAAAAAGTCGGCCTTCTTCTAGGACTAATTCAAGTTGAATCCGAATTCTCCAGAAAAGCTAAATCTAAAAAGAATGCCCGCGGCTATATGCAGGTCCTTCCTTCTACCGGCGCCTGGATCGGTTCCCTGGAAGGCAGGAAGGTGCGTGATTTTCACTTATTCGAGACCGAAATCAATATACATTTGGGGGTTTCCTATCTAAATCATTTATTAGAAACCCAAGACGGGGATATTCATAAGGCGTTACTAGCGTACAATGCCGGCCCGGCCGCCGTGAAAAAATGGGGCGGAGTCCGCCAATATGCGGAAGATATTTTTTCCATACAGGAAGAATACCTAGGGTTTCGGAAATAAAAGACTTTCTACATCCATTCAATGCATTTCGAGAGCATCTCGCGCATTCGTTCCTTCGAGGTCCGGAACGGATGCCCGTGTCCGGGCAAAACCCATTCGAATTCGATGTTTGTAAGCGACTGCATGGATTTTTTTTGTTCGGACCAGGAATACCAACAAGCGTTTCGAAAGGCGATTAGACGTTCCCGCTCCGGATCGAACGCAAGGTGATCTCCCGTAAAAAGATATCGATCCGCATAAAGCAAGACCGAATGCCCCCGAGTATGGCCGGGCGTGGGAATTACCAGAAGGTCCTCATCCAGACGAAAACTCTCTTTTCCCGTAACGAGTATTTCCGGCCGACCGACAACGGCGGCATCGTCTTCGTGAATAATCCTTTCACAATGAAATTCCTCCCTGAATTTCGCATGATCGGCGACATCGTCTCTGTGCGTGAGATAATGGTATCGAACTCCTCCTAGAGAATGTATTTTTTCCGCCAACGAAGGAACGAATCGAGGAGAGTCGATCAGGACATTTCCGGAATCCCGAACGATTAAATAGGAAAAGGCCCCGAACGAAGCTCTAGAATGATAGCCGCAATGATAGACATTTTCATGAATTAACGAGGGAAAGGATTGCTTAGCTCTTTGGAGATCGGTTCGATCTTGCGTTCCGATAGATGCGGTCGGACAAGAAAGCAAAGCTCGTAATGCGTCCAAGGATTCGATTTCGTTCGATGGTTGTTTCTGAACGTAGGAAGCGCCGCCCGACTCGGAAAAAACTTTCGGGGCTAAAATTCGGCATGTTTCACAATCGATGCAGGAAGAATCCACATAGAAATTCCCGGAAACATTCTCGCTTCTTCTTTTAGAGACGGTCGCCATGTATTTTAGACTGCATTCCCTTTGAAAGGGTCGCTCTTGAAGGTTGCCAAGTCCGAATGGAAATTTACGGAATTTACTGAACCCAATCACTCGAATTAAAGTACTTATCTTCCAATAATTTCAACTCTCCGGTTCGAATCATTTCGGAGAGAAAAAAATCGAAATTTCGTAAATAGATAAGATCGACTTTTGGAAGCAGGGCCGAGATATGATCTTCCTGTACCGTTTCTAATAGCGGGCGATAATTGGAAGCCAAAGACGGTTGCAACTGAAGAATTCCTTTGATATGATAGGCTTCCGCCACGAAGCAATTTGCCGTTCCCGCCTTAACCGCATTCCATGCGCCGTCGATACTTCCGTAGGTAAAAATTCTCGAATTCGGAAAGGCGTGCAAAAGATATTCATGGCTTCCTGAAAATGCCCGCACTGCAAAACTGATGCCGCTCAAATCCCCGAGATCCTTTACGCTTCGAAAATACTGAGTCGTAATGATATTTCCTTCCGGAGCGGGAGGTAAAGCCGACTTTCTAATGAGCGCCGCGGGCGTTGAAATTAAGTAAGGCCTACTGAATTTTATTTTTTTCGATCGTTCTAGTGTGGTCGTTAATCCGGAAAGAGCTAAATCGACTTCTCCTTTTTGAACGGCTTCCGCAAAGTCCTCGAATTCGGGTTTCGGAACGAAAACATATTTGACGCCGAGAAAATCGGCATATTTTTTTCCAAGCTCCGCATCAAACCCCGGAAACCCTTCTTTAGGCTTGTCGATATAAAATGGGGCGAAATTACGGTTCCCGGTTACCCTGATTTCACCTCTTCGCTGGATTTCCAGGAGCCTTGAGACGGCAGAATCGCCCTGCGCAATCGCGAAGGATCCGGAAAAGAAAAAATACAATCCGGGCAAAACAAGAAATCTCAAAAAACGAATTTTAAGCGGAACCTGGAAAAACATATCTCTTGACCTCAGTCTCTTTGTAACTCCGGTATTCGAGAAAAGAATTCCAGGCATTCAGGATTGGAAAGTGCATCCTTATTCGGAATCGGTTGCCCTTGGACCGCTCTCTTAACCGCAATTTCGACCTTTTTCATATTTCGAGTATACGGTATGTCCGGCACTTCTAGTATTTTTGAGGGAACGTGTCGAGGAGAGACTTTATCCTTGATCTCCTTTCGGATAAAATTTTCGAATTCGGGAGTCAGATGCTTATTCCGGCTCATCTTTAGAAATAGTACGACGCGAACATCATCTTTCCAATCCTGCCCGATTACGACCGAATCGGCTATTTCAGGAATCGTTTCAAGCAAAGTATATAAATCGGCGGTGCCGATTCTGACTCCTCCCGGATTTAAGGTAGCATCGGATCGACCGTAAACGATCATTCCTCCATGCTCGGTAATTTCCGCAAAATCGCCGTGTCGCCAGATTTCGGGAAAAACGTCGAAATATGCAGTTCTATATTTTTCTCCATCGGTATCATTCCAAAACTCAAGAGGCATGGAAGGAAAGGGCTGAGTGCAAATCAATTCTCCTTTGCCTTCCCGCATTGGTTTTCCCGCATCGTCAAAAATTTGAACCGACATCCCGAGCCCCAAACATTGGAGTTCGCCCGCGTAAACGGGTAAATTCGGATTTCCTAATGCAAAACAGCCGTTTAAATCCGTTCCTCCGGAGATCGAGGAAAGCCTGACGTCTTTTTTCCAGGAATCGTACACGTATCTAAAACCGTATCCGGGTAACGGAGAACCGGTAGAGAGAACCGACTTTAAGGCCGATAAATTTTGAGTCGGTCGAAATTTATCCTTTTCCAGGCTTAGAATGTATTTTGCTCCTACTCCGAAAACGTTCGTTCTTTTTTCGGAAGCATACTTAAATAGGACACCGGGATCCGGATAAAAGGGATTTCCGTCAAAAAGCTGAACTGTCGCCCCGATGGATAAAGCGCTGACGAGCCAATTCCACATCATCCATCCGCAGGTCGTATAATAGAAAATCCGATCTTCCTCGCTCAGATCGGTATGTAAGGCAAGTTCTTTCCAATGATTGAGAAATACTCCCGATCCTTGGACCATACATTTAGGAAGCCCGGTCGTTCCGGAAGAATACATTATATAAACGGGATGATCGAAAGAAAGTTGTTCGAATCGTGGACTTTTTCCTAAAAACGCTTTCGAGGCATCATAGAGAGACATCACATTCGAGGGAAAGTTCCGTAATCCTTCCACGGAATTTGCATTCTGAACGGACGGATAAGTCGAGACCAGGACGACTTTTAGGCAGGCAAGTTGTTCCGATATTTCCTTAACAATTGCTGATAAGGGAAGATTCTTCCCCTTAAACTCGTAACGATCCGTCGTAATTAAAACTTTCGGCTGAATCTGCCCGAACCTATCTAAAACTCCCTTGGCGCCGAAATCGGGAGAACAGGAAGACCATACGGCCCCTACTGCCGTTGCGGAAAGCATAGCGACGATCGTATCGGGAACGTTCGGCATCAGACCCGCAATTCTGTCGCCGGGCAAAATACCGATCGATCTAAAATACTCGGATAGGGCTCCCACCCGCAGCCAAAGTTCGGAAAAGGTCAAATCTTCCGAAGCCCCGCTTTCTCCAACATAAGTAATTGCGAGCTTATCGTCTTTTCTACGTAATAGATTTTCCGCAAAATTCAACCTCGCTCCCGGGAAAAACCTCGCCTCCCGAAACGTTTTCCCTTTGCGCAAGATCTCCTCGTAAGGATGAGAATGAATAACGGGAGCGTACTGCCAGAGGAGTTCCCAAAAATCTTCGGAGGAAGTTACGGACCAGGAATGCAATTCCGAATAGGTAAGGAATGATTTTCCTGTTTTTTCTTCGACAAACCGTTGGAAGTTCGTCATTCGAGAATTGGCAATCTGTTCGGTGTTCGGCTTCCAAATCGGTTCGTTCATATTCGGCACGTAATGCTTGAGAAAAATCCCGCTTTGGTCAACAGGAATTTAGTTGAGTAAGTAGAACGAATCACTTAACTATGTGGCGGGAGAATTCACTTGCTCAATTTTCAGAACCATTTTGACGTCCCGACTCTTTTGTTTTTATGCATTAGCATTCTTTATGCCGGGCACGGTTTCATACACCAACTGATCGTCGGCGGGGCGATTTCGGTCTTCCAGCATCCCGACGAAAGGCAATCTCGCTTGATTTTAATGATCTGGATCGCAACAGGAGGGTTCATGAGTTTTTTAGGCCTACTCCCGACGACTCTCTTACTTTTATTCGGTCCGGAACCGGCGCCGGTGAAGGCCGCGCTGTGGACGAACTTTATCGCACTGGGTTTTTTGGCGTTTCACTCCATCATATGCGGATTGAAGCAACTTCCCAAGCCGCTTAGAGTCGGTTTTTATTTCACTCTGGCATTTGCCGTAGCGCATCTTGCCTTTTTGATTCTACAGGGAAAAATATAAAAGAGAATGCTAACCCTGTAAGGGTTCAAAAAAGGCAAGATTCTCCGGACCTTCGTGGATCACGATTCTCTCGACTCTTCCTTCCGCGGCGTGCACGCTTTCCTTGAGACCGTTATAAAACCAGCGAGCCATATTTTCCGAGGTGGGGTTGGTTTTCTTAAAATCGATATGCTCGTTAATCAGAATATGATCCAATTCGGAAACCAGCTCCCTAAGCTTCTTTTTGGAGGTAAGAAAATCGAAACTAATCCCGTCTTCCCCTATATTCTTTCGCCCGGACAAATAAACTTCCACTTTAAAGGAATGGCCATGGATCGGCTCATCGGAGCCGTCCGAGAAATATTTATAAAGAAAATGCGAGGATTCGAAGCGTTCCTCTATCCGAATATAGAATTTGCCTGCTTCTTGAAAAAACATGGAATTGACTAACGATCCGGGAGTCTATATACTGGAAGGAAACCCGTACTAATAGGAGATTTTCCACATGTCGGAAGCGGTCAAGCCAAGATTTTATAAGGAAATGACGGTGGGCGAAGCGATCGCTTTGCATCCGGAAGCCGGCCTCGTCTTTTCCAGTTACCACTTAGGCGGTTGTTCTCACTGTTCCATCAACGAACTGGAGACGATCGAGCAAGTTTGCATGGGCTACGGTGTAGAAGTAGAAGTGCTGATCGAGAGCCTAAACAATCTGATGGAAGACGGGGAAGAGTAGCTTTCAGAGGACAGAAGACTGAGGACAGACGCGTTCGCTTTGCTCACGCTAGACAGAAGCTGCTAGACGTTGGAAAAGTTACAGAAATAGAGGAAAGATCCCCTGTAACACAGGAATCTTTCTCCAGAACATGGAAATTCCGCTCACCAATGTTCTGTCTTCAGTCCTCTGCAATGTAGTAGTATCTTGTTCCGGCCTTTCGAAAGTATTTCGTAATTTCCCCGGTCCAACCTTCCGCCGTTTTTAAGCGCCTTCTAAACGTATCTTCCGGAATACGAAACGTATCGCCCAGAGTATCGTAACGGAAAAAACGGATTCCTCTTGTATTACGAATCATTAATAGGTTTCCCGGTTCGGTTTCCCAATGCCTTTCGCCTTCCCAAGTAAAGTAGATTGTACGACTGGGAAAGACGGGGTATTTTTTTCCTTCATACAGAACTCTATCCTTGCTTCTATCGACGTTTCTAAAAATTTTTTTAGGACCGCTTTTAATGATAAAGTTAATGGTTCCGCATCGGAAGGTTAGAAAAAGAGGAATTCCGGAAAAGGTCATTTCCTCGATTCCGAACGGGGGTGCAAGTCGAGTCGCCAGCGAACCGGAACTCTTAGTAATGCGATCCAATTTTGTTCTCATGGAATCGTCTAAAAATTCTACGGTATCGTCTTTTCTGATTTTTTCCAACTGTCGGTAAATAATGTCGAACTCGCGCTTCTCATACGCTTTGTTCCTTACGAAGCCGTCCAACTGGCGCTTTAAATTAGCCAATCTCGCGCGAAAATAAGGAGTATCATTCCTACTGGCAACGTCGAACATTTCTTCCCATAAAGTTTCCAGTTCACGTACTTCCGTATTTCTATCAAAGGTGCTTTTTTCAACTTCCTCTAATATATAGCGAAATCTACGTTTTAAATCGAAAAGAAATCGGGAATCCTTGACTCGTTCCATGGGGCAGTCCTATTATTATCGGTCCATTTTGATGAATGGGAAAATAAGTTTGGCCGAGATTTCTACCTGCTACATCAGTTTGCGTGTTTTCGCATCTTAATCGAAAGAATAATTCCGGCGGCTATCATCGACATAATTAGGTGAGAACCTCCATAACTCATAAACGATAAGGGAATTCCGGTTACGGGCATCAGCCCTAAAACGATGCCGATATTAATCGCCATATGGTAGAAAAGCAAGGCGACGATACCCGAAGCAAGTAGCGATCCGAAACGGTCCTTACTTTCATAACTGATCTGCAGGCCTCGTAAAGGAATGGAAAACAAGAAGAAAAGCAGGAAGACCGAGCCGATAAATCCTGTCTGCTCCGCCCAGGAGGCGAAAATAAAATCCGTACTTGATTCGGGAACATGAGGAATTTTTCCTTCAGTCATTTCCGCGTTTAAGAACCCTTTCCCGACTAGCTTTCCGGAGCCGACTGCCGGTTTGGAGGCGCGTAGTTGATAGCCGGCCCCCTGCTTAAATTCGTCCGGATTCAGGAACGCCGTTAAACGAATTACCTGATTTTCGCGAAAAGGAACCGTTTTCATAACGACAACCGCGGAAAGGATGCTGATCCCGACTATTCCGAGAGGAATATAATATGTTCTTAATGTTTTTGCGCCTCGAGCGATACGGAGCAAAATCATGATCACACTCAGCACGATTAAAGTCCCGCCTACTCCTATCAACAATCCCTGATTGGATAAAAGTTTAAAAACAAAACTCGCCTCTAAATCGATTACCTGATCGACGGCTTCCCGCAATGAGCTCAGAGTCTTAGGTGTCAGATTTACTCCGGCGATATCTTTTCCGTCAAGGACCTGCCAAATCTTTCCTCCTAGTCGATTCACGATGGATAATAAATCCGTTTTCCCGGTCCTCTGCAGGAAGGCCAAAATGTCGTTTAACAAAGTCAAACGCGAATACTCCACATACATCGGAATCAACAAGGAAATTCCTCCCAAAGTCAGGAAGGAACTAATGTGAAGGTAATCCGCTCCGCCTAAGAACAACATCGTGAATAAAATCGGAAGAAAGGAAACTGCCGTTCCGAAATCCGGTTGTAAAAGAATCAGCGCCATCGGAACGAGTACGATCACGAAAGGTAGAATCAAGACCGTGATTTTCTTCATCTCCTTTTCCCGTAATACTAGATACTGTCCGAGAAGAATTACCGTGGACAATTTAGCGAATTCCGAAGCCTGAATTCCGACGGGGCCGATTTTCAGCCAGGAACGAGCTCCACGTCCGGATGGTAAGTAACCGATCCCGGGAATCAAAGTGAGCACGAGAAGAAATATTACGAATAAATAAATGAACAAAGCATACGAACCGATCAACTGATAGTTCACGCGAGAGATGAACCACATCGCGACTAACCCTATGAGAAAGTACAGAAACTGTCTCGCCCATTTATGAGCGAACAACCCTGACCCTTGGTCGTCGAAATTGAATTCCTGAGAATACAAGGTAAGAACGCTGCATAAAACGACTATAACTACCGAGATCACGAGAAAGTAGTCGATGCGATCGATGGATCTATCTGACATCATTGGATTTCTCCGGAAGGACAGGGGTGCCGGGGTCGGGAGCTTCCGCAACCCGTTTGAAACTGCCCGGTGGGAAAGCCGCTCGAAACATTTCTCTTGCAACCGGTGCCGCGCCCGCAGCTCCACCGATACCGTATTCGACAAAGACTGCGATTAAAATCTGCTCGCTTACGGGAGCACTAGCGGGCGCGTATCCCACGAACCAGGCGTGATTCGATCCCGAAGAACCTCTTCTTCTGGTCTGGGCAGTTCCGGTTTTTCCGGCGATATCCGGCAATCCGGGTTTGTTAAGAACGTAAGACGCAGTTCCGCTTTTCACCACCAAACGTAGTCCGGCCTTAATGGCTTCGACGGTGGAGGGTTGTATCGGGATGTCCCTTAATATCTGCGGTTCAGTGCGATTGATAATCGAATTATCTACCGGATCACGAATTTCACTCACAGTATAAGGCTGATAGATTTGCCCTCGATTGAGCAAACCTGCATAAAAAAGGGCCATTCCCAACGGAGTTACGGACATGAAGCCCTGTCCTATAGAAAGGTTGATCGTATCCCCGTCGAACCATTTCGTTCCGTACGTCCGCTTCTTCCATGCCGAAGAGGGAACAAAGCCTTGCTTTTCGTCCGGTAGATCGATATTGGATTTTGCATCCAATCCGAAAAGACGGGAATACGTTAGGATAGGATCGGACCCCAATTTATAACCGAGATTATAAAAGTAAACCGAACAGGACTTTTGCAACGCGTGGGCCAAATCGTTCGTTCCATGACCTCCTTTTTCCCAACACAAGAAAATCTGATCGGGAACTCCCGCAAACGTGGATTTCAATATAAAACTTCCGTTACAACTGTATGTCGTCTCCGGAGTATAGTCCACTTTATGACCGCTCTCCAACGCAGCCAAGGCGACTAACGTTTTGTATGTGGAAGCCGGGGGAAATTTCGATTGTATCGCTAAATTTAAAAATCCGCCGTTCGAATCCACACGTTTATAATGCGCTGTTCGTTCGGATCGGTTTTTGCCCGATAGAACGTTAGGATCGAAGCTCGGATTCGAAGCCATAGCCAATATTTCTCCGGTTGCCGGGCGCATCGCGATTGCCGTACCTCTCGCTCCTTTCAACGCTTTATATGCGGCGATCTGAATGTCCTTATCGATCGTGAGAATCAGGTTATTCCCCGGAGTCGAATGTTCCACGACTCTTTCCTCTTCGATATTGCCTTCGGAACTGCGTTTTTGGATTCGAAAACCGTCGGCTCCGCGCAGTCTCTCGTCGTACTCCAATTCCAGTCCGCTCTTCCCGAGCCATTGATAGGACTTAATCTCCCGTGTTAAAAGATCCGTCTTGGAAGGCTTTCCGATATACCCCGTGACGTGCGCCAAAGCCGGACCCATTTTGTAGATGCGTCGAGGCGAAGGGACCAAAATTACGTATTTCGAGACCGTATCGAATACCGAAATCCTTTCCTGTTGCGCCTTGCTGATCGCCTCAAGCAAAACGAAGGGTTTTTTAGATTTAATATTCTTCGAGAATTTAGGTTCGATCAAATCCTCTTCGTAGTACGACATCGGAATCGATAACGTTCTTGCGAATTCATGCAAGAAATTCCGAACTTTCGAAGGGTCGTATTTTAAGAGAGATGTATTTAAAACCGCATCCAAACTGGAATAATTGGAGACCAATGCCATGGAAGTCTCGGGAGTAAGAAAATTCCGATCAAACATTTCTCCGCGCGCTGCGGGAATCGTCTCGCTCTTTCGAACGAACTTTTCGGCTTTTAAGGAATTATTCGTACCTTGAACGATCTGCAAATTAAAAAGTTGGATGACGAAGGAAGCCAGTGTAAATACCACAAAGCCGGAAAAGACGTAAAGACGAACTCGAAAGCTCCTCTCTAGTTTAAACTCTGTGGATGTGGGAGATCCTCCGAGCACTTAGGCCTCCAATTGTTCCAGTCTGTACAATTTACCGAGTAGATAAAAGAACAACGGAGCGATGATCGCGTTGTAAATCGACGTACTGAAAATAGAATAGCTTAAATTCTCGTGAAAGAAAAGCGAAAATAGAAAATAAGTCGCGACCCTCGTGATCAGGGTGATCACCAAAGAATAAAGGGTTATAGAAAGATAATTCTCATGGTACGCGGATCTTGCGAATTTACCGATCGAATATCCCATTACGCAGAATGTTAAGGAATGCAATCCTATCTTATAAGTCATTACATTCCCGACTATCTCTCCCCCCAAACCGGAATCAGAGAGTAAGCCGCCGAAAAAACCGATCCAAATCCCAGCCATTGCGCCCTTTCGAAGCGCGAAGAAAAGAACAAACAGAACCATAAAGTCCGGTTTATTTCCCCACATTTCCAAGGCATTCGTTCCGTTCAGGAAATGTGATATAAAAATACCGGCAGCTATGACTACATATTCGAGGATCATTCGTTTTGTTCCTCTTCGGAGAAGCCCGGGCCACCCTCCGCCTTAGGTTTTACAGGTTTTCTATTCTGAGGTTGCGGAGGAATCGTTCCTCCCTGCACCGGATGAACAGGATTCTTCGGCTCCCGGTCTTCCTTGGGATAATTCAACTCCCCGAAATACGGATTTTCAATATTAATATTTTGACCTTCCGGCCAGGTTTCCGCCCATTTTTCCGGAAGCTTCAGTACGATCGTAACGGACTCCAGCATATCGAAGCGAACGAAAGGTTTCAAAAATGCGGTTTTGAAACTTCCGTTCCTAGGGCCTTCTTCCGTGATGATTCCGACGGGGATTCCCGGAGGAAATACTCCCGAAGACCCGGACGAATAAACGGCCTTTCCGATTTTACTTAAGGATTCCGTGTACTGGATCATTTCGGTCGGCCCCATCGGATAATCTCCGAAAACCCTCGGGTCGATAACGATGCCGCTATCGATATAATTCATCAATGCTTCCGTTCCGCGTCCGGAGTTGCCGGAAAGACTTGCCCATAAGTTGCTATCCGGAATGGAAACGCCCATATTAAAATTGGAATTGATTAAGGGTTGAACGACCGCCGATCCTCCGGTAACCGCAATCACCTTACCTACGAGCGCTTCGATGATTTCGCCTTTTTGATCCACGGAACGAGCCGTGACAGGCATATACGGTTTAATCCCTGCTTCGGAACCTTTGTCGATGATGATCGTTCTATAGAT
Encoded here:
- a CDS encoding leucyl aminopeptidase family protein, whose translation is MKLEKSKIHFSIGKNASKNIYKIVPVAKDHLPKELETKFPEQIKSSVFTGETGQSLIDESDRIIYLGLGEAAKASIRSVAQLFFSVGEKLRKWDGVGLEIKLPRFLTKNLSPASLVYQIANSIDLGAFPLNVLTKDFKEKKLKFGSVTFLPEDPNVEKAASQGLEKSKAVSKYVNGSRFIAHLPANHFTPEEFVIRSKDIAKENGLKITIFDEPQLKKEKMGGILAVSQGSDKKPKMIILEYHPVKPKTRKKLALIGKGLTFDSGGISIKPAQDMHEMKYDMCGAAAVIHAIGAIAELEIGVPVIAAIGVAENMPDAAALKPGDVYTAHNGLTVEVQNTDAEGRLVLGDVLSYIGKKFKPDYMVDLATLTGAIIISLGHEAAGVMSNSEKLAELLNEASASSDERIWNLPLWDEYGEELKSDIADIRNVAGRPGGSLSAGKYLERFVDSGIEWAHIDIAGTAWRKKSSGTQIGNGPSGYGVRLLVDLAEKLEKSK
- a CDS encoding toxin-antitoxin system HicB family antitoxin gives rise to the protein MKAKASILTIRIPSELKHKIERVAEEQGVSINQLALYAFTKEIQDMETSQYFEKYYKGKSKKQIFSDFREALSTIKSKGSVPDWDKL
- a CDS encoding putative toxin-antitoxin system toxin component, PIN family; its protein translation is MLSSRELKIVLDTNVLYQALRAEPGASRAILELIFEQKIKLSISIPVFKEYEEVLKRDTSKKDLGIKDKEIKKILGFIAHIGFAQTIYYSFRPNLRDEDDNHFVELAIASNADYLVTSNIRDYLVGNNLKFADLKVITPSEFMKIWRVENES
- a CDS encoding lytic transglycosylase domain-containing protein, whose protein sequence is MDQPKIRKRHFFIAILPLLYQSLVAPIAGSLTENWILNKSRTETQSVKQFIQEHRPSISPSELEILTKTILLEAAKIDDLACGRYCSEGEKVGLLLGLIQVESEFSRKAKSKKNARGYMQVLPSTGAWIGSLEGRKVRDFHLFETEINIHLGVSYLNHLLETQDGDIHKALLAYNAGPAAVKKWGGVRQYAEDIFSIQEEYLGFRK
- a CDS encoding MBL fold metallo-hydrolase; amino-acid sequence: MATVSKRRSENVSGNFYVDSSCIDCETCRILAPKVFSESGGASYVQKQPSNEIESLDALRALLSCPTASIGTQDRTDLQRAKQSFPSLIHENVYHCGYHSRASFGAFSYLIVRDSGNVLIDSPRFVPSLAEKIHSLGGVRYHYLTHRDDVADHAKFREEFHCERIIHEDDAAVVGRPEILVTGKESFRLDEDLLVIPTPGHTRGHSVLLYADRYLFTGDHLAFDPERERLIAFRNACWYSWSEQKKSMQSLTNIEFEWVLPGHGHPFRTSKERMREMLSKCIEWM
- a CDS encoding substrate-binding periplasmic protein, encoding MFFQVPLKIRFLRFLVLPGLYFFFSGSFAIAQGDSAVSRLLEIQRRGEIRVTGNRNFAPFYIDKPKEGFPGFDAELGKKYADFLGVKYVFVPKPEFEDFAEAVQKGEVDLALSGLTTTLERSKKIKFSRPYLISTPAALIRKSALPPAPEGNIITTQYFRSVKDLGDLSGISFAVRAFSGSHEYLLHAFPNSRIFTYGSIDGAWNAVKAGTANCFVAEAYHIKGILQLQPSLASNYRPLLETVQEDHISALLPKVDLIYLRNFDFFLSEMIRTGELKLLEDKYFNSSDWVQ